Proteins from one Epinephelus moara isolate mb chromosome 1, YSFRI_EMoa_1.0, whole genome shotgun sequence genomic window:
- the LOC126395092 gene encoding intestinal mucin-like protein isoform X8 — protein sequence MLYNRTDGLGWCYTVYCNVSCQIETKTNPCATPSTTVPVSPTTPSTTPSTTIVDCSHLVPPRQNGDTWQVDNCTTATCIDGKVVETPHVCATEKPVICANGRTPVKVYDDDGCCSHDECECVCSVWSENHYKTFDGKSYDFYENCSYYLVKEIIPKYNLTIILNNRECSPSDSSFCPKSLTITYESYTVVLTQLKIGETVTFAVYVNQKRVYPAYSNSALRITGTDMAVTLNIPEINTEVIYRESSFSIEIPNSLFGGKTEGQCGTCDNSQTNDCRSPNGQVESCSDSAGQWHVPGTPCVAPTTPPTTTSAPGTTPKRPQTTTPSPCRPAICDILTGSVFEKCHSVISPGDFVKSCVSDNCNYENKTCTSLEAYAAECSNAGVCIDWRNATNGQCEHKCPDNKVYRACGPDVEPTCNDRYNQRFQANDSTNYNKEGCFCPHGTTKFNTVYDTCVTSCDCVGPNGKPKLPGETWVSDCHNCVCDKDSMSIQCEPIKCTEEETNDCSEPGQEMVNVTEGCCTKRRCECNVNLCPKAPTCDLGFELNTTNDGVCCQSFECVPKGVCVYDMTEYEPGEKIPTDEEPTEQPGTTAGPSGTTRAPSGTQGPSGTQGPSGTQGPSGTTRAPSGTQGPSGTQGPSGTQGPSGTQGPSGTQGPSGTQGPSGTQGPSGTQGPSGTQGPSGTTRAPSGTQGPSGTQGPLGTQGPSGTQGPSGTQGPSGTQGPSGTQGPSGTQGPSGTQGPSGTTRAPSGTQGPSGTQGPLGTRGPSGTTRTPSGTTRAPFKPGPCQECYCGPKMDPVTKLNIITCTPIVCDTNCADGYEYEADPKKCCGKCVQKSCIFTTPDNTMKVIEVNGTYVPPGDKCVKYTCEKINGQFFTKETTTSCPHYDPSECEPGTETTDANGCCKSCKLKSVCEVKSKETVIEVNNCRSPQPVNMTSCAGQCGSSSIYSAAANTMMHQCECCREAKTSQRQVELTCADGSKVQHSYTMVETCSCAKAECVPGVTSKPQRRRRR from the exons ATGTTATACAACCGCACTGATGGCCTGGGGTGGTGTTACACTGTATATTGCAATGTAAGTTGTCAAATTGAGACCAAGACCAATCCATGTGCAACACCATCTACAACTGTTCCTGTCTCTCCTACCACTCCATCAACAACCCCATCTACAACTATCGTGGACTGCAGTCATTTGGTTCCACCACGACAG AATGGAGACACCTGGCAGGTCGACAACTGCACCACAGCTACCTGTATCGATGGCAAAGTCGTGGAGACACCTCATGTCTGTGCCACAGAAAAACCAGTCATCTGTGCCAATGGACGCACACCTGTCAAAGTCTATGATGATGACGGATGCTGTTCCCACGATGAATGTGAAT GTGTGTGCAGTGTCTGGTCTGAAAACCACTACAAGACATTCGACGGAAAATCATACGATTTCTACGAGAACTGCTCCTACTATCTGGTCAAAGAGATTATACCCAAATATAACCTGACTATTATATTAAATAACCGTGAGTGTAGCCCTTCAGACAGCTCTTTCTGTCCCAAGTCTCTCACTATTACATACGAATCCTATACGGTGGTGTTGACTCAGTTGAAGATTGGAGAAACAGTAACTTTTGCG GTGTATGTGAATCAGAAACGTGTCTATCCTGCCTACAGCAATTCTGCCCTACGCATCACCGGCACAGATATGGCGGTCACATTGAATATACCGGAAATCAACACAGAAGTGATCTATAGGGAATCCTCATTCAGCATTGAGATTCCTAATTCCCTCTTTGGCGGCAAAACTGAGGGACAGTGTG GAACCTGTGACAACTCCCAGACAAACGACTGTCGTTCTCCAAATGGCCAGGTGGAAAGCTGCTCAGACTCTGCAGGCCAGTGGCACGTCCCAGGTACACCCTGTGTCGCCCCAACAACCCCACCAACGACTACGTCAGCACCCGGGACCACCCCAAAACGTCCACAAACGACAACACCGTCCCCTTGCAGACCTGCCATTTGTGATATCCTAACTGGCAG TGTTTTTGAGAAGTGCCACTCAGTTATATCCCCAGGAGATTTTGTGAAATCCTGTGTGTCTGACAATTGCAACTATGAAAACAAAACCTGCACCAGCCTGGAGGCTTATGCCGCTGAGTGTTCTAATGCAGGAGTCTGTATCGACTGGAGGAATGCTACTAACGGGCAGTGTG AGCACAAGTGTCCAGATAACAAAGTGTACAGGGCCTGTGGACCTGATGTAGAGCCTACTTGCAATGACAG ATATAACCAAAGGTTCCAGGCAAATGACAGCACTAACTACAATAAGGAGGGTTGCTTCTGTCCTCATGGCACCACAAAGTTCAACACAGTCTATGACACATGTGTTACCTCCTGCG ATTGTGTTGGACCTAATGGAAAACCCAAACTG CCTGGTGAAACATGGGTAAGTGACTGccacaactgtgtgtgtgacaaggATTCAATGAGCATCCAGTGCGAGCCTATTAAGTGCACAGAAGAAGAGACCAACGACTGCAGCGAACCTGGTCAGGAGATGGTCAACGTGACAGAGGGATGCTGCACAAAACGTAGATGTG AATGCAACGTCAACCTGTGTCCCAAAGCTCCCACTTGCGACTTGGGCTTCGAACTCAACACCACCAATGACGGCGTCTGTTGCCAATCCTTCGAGTGCG ttCCTAAAGGTGTATGTGTCTACGACATGACTGAGTACGAG CCTGGTGAGAAGATACCCACTGATGAAGAGCCAACAGAAcaaccaggaacaacagcaggGCCATCAGGAACAACAAGAGCGCCATCAGGAACACAAGGTCCATCAGGAACACAAGGACCATCAGGAACACAAGGACCATCAGGAACAACAAGAGCACCATCAGGAACACAGGGTCCATCAGGAACGCAAGGACCATCAGGAACACAAGGACCATCAGGAACACAAGGCCCATCAGGAACACAAGGA CCATCAGGAACACAAGGACCATCAGGAACACAAGGTCCATCAGGAACACAAGGACCAT CAGGAACACAGGGACCATCCGGAACAACAAGAGCACCATCAGGAACACAGGGACCATCAGGAACACAAGGTCCACTGGGAACACAGGGTCCATCAGGAACACAGGGACCATCAGGTACACAAGGTCCATCGGGAACACAGGGTCCATCAGGAACACAGG GTCCATCAGGAACACAAGGACCATCAGGAACACAGGGACCATCCGGAACAACAAGAGCACCATCAGGAACACAGGGACCATCAGGAACACAAGGTCCATTGGGAACACGGGGACCCTCAGGAACAACAAGAACTCCATCAGGAACAACAAGAGCACCTTTCAAACCTGGACCCTGCCAGGAGTGTTACTGTGGCCCCAAAATGGATCCTGTCACCAAACTCAACATCATTACCTGCACACCTATTGTCTGCGACACAAATTGCGCTGAT GGTTACGAATATGAGGCTGATCCCAAAAAGTGCTGCGGAAAGTGTGTTCAGAAGAGCTGTATTTTCACCACACCTGACAACACAATGAAAGTCATTGAG GTCAATGGCACTTACGTTCCACCTGGTGACAAGTGTGTGAAATACACCTGTGAGAAGATCAATGGACAGTTTTTCACCAAGGAAACCACGACCTCTTGTCCACACTATGACCCCTCTGAGTGTGAACCT GGCACCGAGACAACTGACGCTAATGGATGCTGCAAGAGCT gcaAGCTGAAGAGCGTCTGTGAGGTCAAGAGTAAGGAGACAGTCATCGAGGTGAACAACTGCAGGAGCCCGCAGCCCGTCAACATGACGTCCTGCGCCGGACAATGTGGAAGCTCGTCCAT ataCTCTGCAGCAGCTAACACCATGATGCACCAGTGCGAGTGTTGCCGAGAAGCCAAAACCAGTCAGAGGCAGGTGGAGCTGACCTGCGCCGACGGCTCCAAGGTCCAGCACAGCTACACCATGGTGGAGACGTGCAGCTGCGCCAAAGCAGAGTGTGTGCCAGGAGTAACATCCAAACCACAGCGCCGCAGGAGGCGTTGA
- the LOC126395092 gene encoding intestinal mucin-like protein isoform X1 codes for MLYNRTDGLGWCYTVYCNVSCQIETKTNPCATPSTTVPVSPTTPSTTPSTTIVDCSHLVPPRQNGDTWQVDNCTTATCIDGKVVETPHVCATEKPVICANGRTPVKVYDDDGCCSHDECECVCSVWSENHYKTFDGKSYDFYENCSYYLVKEIIPKYNLTIILNNRECSPSDSSFCPKSLTITYESYTVVLTQLKIGETVTFAVYVNQKRVYPAYSNSALRITGTDMAVTLNIPEINTEVIYRESSFSIEIPNSLFGGKTEGQCGTCDNSQTNDCRSPNGQVESCSDSAGQWHVPGTPCVAPTTPPTTTSAPGTTPKRPQTTTPSPCRPAICDILTGSVFEKCHSVISPGDFVKSCVSDNCNYENKTCTSLEAYAAECSNAGVCIDWRNATNGQCEHKCPDNKVYRACGPDVEPTCNDRYNQRFQANDSTNYNKEGCFCPHGTTKFNTVYDTCVTSCDCVGPNGKPKLPGETWVSDCHNCVCDKDSMSIQCEPIKCTEEETNDCSEPGQEMVNVTEGCCTKRRCECNVNLCPKAPTCDLGFELNTTNDGVCCQSFECVPKGVCVYDMTEYEPGEKIPTDEEPTEQPGTTAGPSGTTRAPSGTQGPSGTQGPSGTQGPSGTTRAPSGTQGPSGTQGPSGTQGPSGTQGPSGTQGPSGTQGPSGTQGPSGTQGPSGTQGPSGTTRAPSGTQGPSGTQGPLGTQGPSGTQGPSGTQGPSGTQGPSGTQGPSGTQGPSGTQGPSGTQGPSGTQGPSGTQGPSGTQGPSGTTRAPSGTQGPSGTQGPLGTRGPSGTTRTPSGTTRAPFKPGPCQECYCGPKMDPVTKLNIITCTPIVCDTNCADGYEYEADPKKCCGKCVQKSCIFTTPDNTMKVIEVNGTYVPPGDKCVKYTCEKINGQFFTKETTTSCPHYDPSECEPGTETTDANGCCKSCKLKSVCEVKSKETVIEVNNCRSPQPVNMTSCAGQCGSSSIYSAAANTMMHQCECCREAKTSQRQVELTCADGSKVQHSYTMVETCSCAKAECVPGVTSKPQRRRRR; via the exons ATGTTATACAACCGCACTGATGGCCTGGGGTGGTGTTACACTGTATATTGCAATGTAAGTTGTCAAATTGAGACCAAGACCAATCCATGTGCAACACCATCTACAACTGTTCCTGTCTCTCCTACCACTCCATCAACAACCCCATCTACAACTATCGTGGACTGCAGTCATTTGGTTCCACCACGACAG AATGGAGACACCTGGCAGGTCGACAACTGCACCACAGCTACCTGTATCGATGGCAAAGTCGTGGAGACACCTCATGTCTGTGCCACAGAAAAACCAGTCATCTGTGCCAATGGACGCACACCTGTCAAAGTCTATGATGATGACGGATGCTGTTCCCACGATGAATGTGAAT GTGTGTGCAGTGTCTGGTCTGAAAACCACTACAAGACATTCGACGGAAAATCATACGATTTCTACGAGAACTGCTCCTACTATCTGGTCAAAGAGATTATACCCAAATATAACCTGACTATTATATTAAATAACCGTGAGTGTAGCCCTTCAGACAGCTCTTTCTGTCCCAAGTCTCTCACTATTACATACGAATCCTATACGGTGGTGTTGACTCAGTTGAAGATTGGAGAAACAGTAACTTTTGCG GTGTATGTGAATCAGAAACGTGTCTATCCTGCCTACAGCAATTCTGCCCTACGCATCACCGGCACAGATATGGCGGTCACATTGAATATACCGGAAATCAACACAGAAGTGATCTATAGGGAATCCTCATTCAGCATTGAGATTCCTAATTCCCTCTTTGGCGGCAAAACTGAGGGACAGTGTG GAACCTGTGACAACTCCCAGACAAACGACTGTCGTTCTCCAAATGGCCAGGTGGAAAGCTGCTCAGACTCTGCAGGCCAGTGGCACGTCCCAGGTACACCCTGTGTCGCCCCAACAACCCCACCAACGACTACGTCAGCACCCGGGACCACCCCAAAACGTCCACAAACGACAACACCGTCCCCTTGCAGACCTGCCATTTGTGATATCCTAACTGGCAG TGTTTTTGAGAAGTGCCACTCAGTTATATCCCCAGGAGATTTTGTGAAATCCTGTGTGTCTGACAATTGCAACTATGAAAACAAAACCTGCACCAGCCTGGAGGCTTATGCCGCTGAGTGTTCTAATGCAGGAGTCTGTATCGACTGGAGGAATGCTACTAACGGGCAGTGTG AGCACAAGTGTCCAGATAACAAAGTGTACAGGGCCTGTGGACCTGATGTAGAGCCTACTTGCAATGACAG ATATAACCAAAGGTTCCAGGCAAATGACAGCACTAACTACAATAAGGAGGGTTGCTTCTGTCCTCATGGCACCACAAAGTTCAACACAGTCTATGACACATGTGTTACCTCCTGCG ATTGTGTTGGACCTAATGGAAAACCCAAACTG CCTGGTGAAACATGGGTAAGTGACTGccacaactgtgtgtgtgacaaggATTCAATGAGCATCCAGTGCGAGCCTATTAAGTGCACAGAAGAAGAGACCAACGACTGCAGCGAACCTGGTCAGGAGATGGTCAACGTGACAGAGGGATGCTGCACAAAACGTAGATGTG AATGCAACGTCAACCTGTGTCCCAAAGCTCCCACTTGCGACTTGGGCTTCGAACTCAACACCACCAATGACGGCGTCTGTTGCCAATCCTTCGAGTGCG ttCCTAAAGGTGTATGTGTCTACGACATGACTGAGTACGAG CCTGGTGAGAAGATACCCACTGATGAAGAGCCAACAGAAcaaccaggaacaacagcaggGCCATCAGGAACAACAAGAGCGCCATCAGGAACACAAGGTCCATCAGGAACACAAGGACCATCAGGAACACAAGGACCATCAGGAACAACAAGAGCACCATCAGGAACACAGGGTCCATCAGGAACGCAAGGACCATCAGGAACACAAGGACCATCAGGAACACAAGGCCCATCAGGAACACAAGGA CCATCAGGAACACAAGGACCATCAGGAACACAAGGTCCATCAGGAACACAAGGACCAT CAGGAACACAGGGACCATCCGGAACAACAAGAGCACCATCAGGAACACAGGGACCATCAGGAACACAAGGTCCACTGGGAACACAGGGTCCATCAGGAACACAGGGACCATCAGGTACACAAGGTCCATCGGGAACACAGGGTCCATCAGGAACACAGGGTCCATCAGGAACACAGGGACCATCAGGTACACAAGGACCATCAGGAACACAGGGTCCATCAGGAACACAAGGTCCATCAGGAACACAAGGACCATCAGGAACACAGGGACCATCCGGAACAACAAGAGCACCATCAGGAACACAGGGACCATCAGGAACACAAGGTCCATTGGGAACACGGGGACCCTCAGGAACAACAAGAACTCCATCAGGAACAACAAGAGCACCTTTCAAACCTGGACCCTGCCAGGAGTGTTACTGTGGCCCCAAAATGGATCCTGTCACCAAACTCAACATCATTACCTGCACACCTATTGTCTGCGACACAAATTGCGCTGAT GGTTACGAATATGAGGCTGATCCCAAAAAGTGCTGCGGAAAGTGTGTTCAGAAGAGCTGTATTTTCACCACACCTGACAACACAATGAAAGTCATTGAG GTCAATGGCACTTACGTTCCACCTGGTGACAAGTGTGTGAAATACACCTGTGAGAAGATCAATGGACAGTTTTTCACCAAGGAAACCACGACCTCTTGTCCACACTATGACCCCTCTGAGTGTGAACCT GGCACCGAGACAACTGACGCTAATGGATGCTGCAAGAGCT gcaAGCTGAAGAGCGTCTGTGAGGTCAAGAGTAAGGAGACAGTCATCGAGGTGAACAACTGCAGGAGCCCGCAGCCCGTCAACATGACGTCCTGCGCCGGACAATGTGGAAGCTCGTCCAT ataCTCTGCAGCAGCTAACACCATGATGCACCAGTGCGAGTGTTGCCGAGAAGCCAAAACCAGTCAGAGGCAGGTGGAGCTGACCTGCGCCGACGGCTCCAAGGTCCAGCACAGCTACACCATGGTGGAGACGTGCAGCTGCGCCAAAGCAGAGTGTGTGCCAGGAGTAACATCCAAACCACAGCGCCGCAGGAGGCGTTGA
- the LOC126395092 gene encoding intestinal mucin-like protein isoform X5 yields the protein MLYNRTDGLGWCYTVYCNVSCQIETKTNPCATPSTTVPVSPTTPSTTPSTTIVDCSHLVPPRQNGDTWQVDNCTTATCIDGKVVETPHVCATEKPVICANGRTPVKVYDDDGCCSHDECECVCSVWSENHYKTFDGKSYDFYENCSYYLVKEIIPKYNLTIILNNRECSPSDSSFCPKSLTITYESYTVVLTQLKIGETVTFAVYVNQKRVYPAYSNSALRITGTDMAVTLNIPEINTEVIYRESSFSIEIPNSLFGGKTEGQCGTCDNSQTNDCRSPNGQVESCSDSAGQWHVPGTPCVAPTTPPTTTSAPGTTPKRPQTTTPSPCRPAICDILTGSVFEKCHSVISPGDFVKSCVSDNCNYENKTCTSLEAYAAECSNAGVCIDWRNATNGQCEHKCPDNKVYRACGPDVEPTCNDRYNQRFQANDSTNYNKEGCFCPHGTTKFNTVYDTCVTSCDCVGPNGKPKLPGETWVSDCHNCVCDKDSMSIQCEPIKCTEEETNDCSEPGQEMVNVTEGCCTKRRCECNVNLCPKAPTCDLGFELNTTNDGVCCQSFECVPKGVCVYDMTEYEPGEKIPTDEEPTEQPGTTAGPSGTTRAPSGTQGPSGTQGPSGTQGPSGTTRAPSGTQGPSGTQGPSGTQGPSGTQGPSGTQGPSGTQGPSGTQGPSGTQGPSGTQGPSGTTRAPSGTQGPSGTQGPLGTQGPSGTQGPSGTQGPSGTQGPSGTQGPSGTQGPSGTQGPSGTQGPSGTQGPSGTTRAPSGTQGPSGTQGPLGTRGPSGTTRTPSGTTRAPFKPGPCQECYCGPKMDPVTKLNIITCTPIVCDTNCADGYEYEADPKKCCGKCVQKSCIFTTPDNTMKVIEVNGTYVPPGDKCVKYTCEKINGQFFTKETTTSCPHYDPSECEPGTETTDANGCCKSCKLKSVCEVKSKETVIEVNNCRSPQPVNMTSCAGQCGSSSIYSAAANTMMHQCECCREAKTSQRQVELTCADGSKVQHSYTMVETCSCAKAECVPGVTSKPQRRRRR from the exons ATGTTATACAACCGCACTGATGGCCTGGGGTGGTGTTACACTGTATATTGCAATGTAAGTTGTCAAATTGAGACCAAGACCAATCCATGTGCAACACCATCTACAACTGTTCCTGTCTCTCCTACCACTCCATCAACAACCCCATCTACAACTATCGTGGACTGCAGTCATTTGGTTCCACCACGACAG AATGGAGACACCTGGCAGGTCGACAACTGCACCACAGCTACCTGTATCGATGGCAAAGTCGTGGAGACACCTCATGTCTGTGCCACAGAAAAACCAGTCATCTGTGCCAATGGACGCACACCTGTCAAAGTCTATGATGATGACGGATGCTGTTCCCACGATGAATGTGAAT GTGTGTGCAGTGTCTGGTCTGAAAACCACTACAAGACATTCGACGGAAAATCATACGATTTCTACGAGAACTGCTCCTACTATCTGGTCAAAGAGATTATACCCAAATATAACCTGACTATTATATTAAATAACCGTGAGTGTAGCCCTTCAGACAGCTCTTTCTGTCCCAAGTCTCTCACTATTACATACGAATCCTATACGGTGGTGTTGACTCAGTTGAAGATTGGAGAAACAGTAACTTTTGCG GTGTATGTGAATCAGAAACGTGTCTATCCTGCCTACAGCAATTCTGCCCTACGCATCACCGGCACAGATATGGCGGTCACATTGAATATACCGGAAATCAACACAGAAGTGATCTATAGGGAATCCTCATTCAGCATTGAGATTCCTAATTCCCTCTTTGGCGGCAAAACTGAGGGACAGTGTG GAACCTGTGACAACTCCCAGACAAACGACTGTCGTTCTCCAAATGGCCAGGTGGAAAGCTGCTCAGACTCTGCAGGCCAGTGGCACGTCCCAGGTACACCCTGTGTCGCCCCAACAACCCCACCAACGACTACGTCAGCACCCGGGACCACCCCAAAACGTCCACAAACGACAACACCGTCCCCTTGCAGACCTGCCATTTGTGATATCCTAACTGGCAG TGTTTTTGAGAAGTGCCACTCAGTTATATCCCCAGGAGATTTTGTGAAATCCTGTGTGTCTGACAATTGCAACTATGAAAACAAAACCTGCACCAGCCTGGAGGCTTATGCCGCTGAGTGTTCTAATGCAGGAGTCTGTATCGACTGGAGGAATGCTACTAACGGGCAGTGTG AGCACAAGTGTCCAGATAACAAAGTGTACAGGGCCTGTGGACCTGATGTAGAGCCTACTTGCAATGACAG ATATAACCAAAGGTTCCAGGCAAATGACAGCACTAACTACAATAAGGAGGGTTGCTTCTGTCCTCATGGCACCACAAAGTTCAACACAGTCTATGACACATGTGTTACCTCCTGCG ATTGTGTTGGACCTAATGGAAAACCCAAACTG CCTGGTGAAACATGGGTAAGTGACTGccacaactgtgtgtgtgacaaggATTCAATGAGCATCCAGTGCGAGCCTATTAAGTGCACAGAAGAAGAGACCAACGACTGCAGCGAACCTGGTCAGGAGATGGTCAACGTGACAGAGGGATGCTGCACAAAACGTAGATGTG AATGCAACGTCAACCTGTGTCCCAAAGCTCCCACTTGCGACTTGGGCTTCGAACTCAACACCACCAATGACGGCGTCTGTTGCCAATCCTTCGAGTGCG ttCCTAAAGGTGTATGTGTCTACGACATGACTGAGTACGAG CCTGGTGAGAAGATACCCACTGATGAAGAGCCAACAGAAcaaccaggaacaacagcaggGCCATCAGGAACAACAAGAGCGCCATCAGGAACACAAGGTCCATCAGGAACACAAGGACCATCAGGAACACAAGGACCATCAGGAACAACAAGAGCACCATCAGGAACACAGGGTCCATCAGGAACGCAAGGACCATCAGGAACACAAGGACCATCAGGAACACAAGGCCCATCAGGAACACAAGGA CCATCAGGAACACAAGGACCATCAGGAACACAAGGTCCATCAGGAACACAAGGACCAT CAGGAACACAGGGACCATCCGGAACAACAAGAGCACCATCAGGAACACAGGGACCATCAGGAACACAAGGTCCACTGGGAACACAGGGTCCATCAGGAACACAGGGACCATCAGGTACACAAGGTCCATCGGGAACACAGGGTCCATCAGGAACACAGG GACCATCAGGAACACAGGGTCCATCAGGAACACAAGGTCCATCAGGAACACAAGGACCATCAGGAACACAGGGACCATCCGGAACAACAAGAGCACCATCAGGAACACAGGGACCATCAGGAACACAAGGTCCATTGGGAACACGGGGACCCTCAGGAACAACAAGAACTCCATCAGGAACAACAAGAGCACCTTTCAAACCTGGACCCTGCCAGGAGTGTTACTGTGGCCCCAAAATGGATCCTGTCACCAAACTCAACATCATTACCTGCACACCTATTGTCTGCGACACAAATTGCGCTGAT GGTTACGAATATGAGGCTGATCCCAAAAAGTGCTGCGGAAAGTGTGTTCAGAAGAGCTGTATTTTCACCACACCTGACAACACAATGAAAGTCATTGAG GTCAATGGCACTTACGTTCCACCTGGTGACAAGTGTGTGAAATACACCTGTGAGAAGATCAATGGACAGTTTTTCACCAAGGAAACCACGACCTCTTGTCCACACTATGACCCCTCTGAGTGTGAACCT GGCACCGAGACAACTGACGCTAATGGATGCTGCAAGAGCT gcaAGCTGAAGAGCGTCTGTGAGGTCAAGAGTAAGGAGACAGTCATCGAGGTGAACAACTGCAGGAGCCCGCAGCCCGTCAACATGACGTCCTGCGCCGGACAATGTGGAAGCTCGTCCAT ataCTCTGCAGCAGCTAACACCATGATGCACCAGTGCGAGTGTTGCCGAGAAGCCAAAACCAGTCAGAGGCAGGTGGAGCTGACCTGCGCCGACGGCTCCAAGGTCCAGCACAGCTACACCATGGTGGAGACGTGCAGCTGCGCCAAAGCAGAGTGTGTGCCAGGAGTAACATCCAAACCACAGCGCCGCAGGAGGCGTTGA